A region from the Dendropsophus ebraccatus isolate aDenEbr1 chromosome 1, aDenEbr1.pat, whole genome shotgun sequence genome encodes:
- the LOC138772308 gene encoding hepatitis A virus cellular receptor 1 homolog, with the protein MSCLKTLRIYILILYFSGLAVSGDVTGSVNDTLTLPCTYSDHTNLYFMCWGRGKCSWRSCNDEGIIWTYGYKVTGWKSDRYQLKGNTSQGDVSLTITRTDKQDEGTYCCYVTGQLNDLRKEITVNIKEDSEVRKLTTDGSTEVTTITDSMDSREQTILSIANIIRLIIILLLPPLFHPIYKFCSLQPY; encoded by the exons ATGTCTTGTCTGAAGACCCTCAGAATATATATACTTATTCTCTACTTCTCAG GTCTGGCAGTATCAGGAGATGTCACAGGATCAGTTAATGACACGTTGACCTTACCCTGCACATACTCCGATCATACTAATCTATACTTCATGTGTTGGGGACGAGGCAAGTGCTCATGGCGTAGCTGTAATGATGAAGGGATCATCTGGACTTATGGCTACAAAGTGACTGGGTGGAAATCTGACAGATAccagttaaaggggaacaccagtcAGGGGGACGTATCCTTGACCATTACTCGGACCGATAAACAAGATGAAGGAACTTACTGCTGCTATGTCACTGGACAGCTCAACGACCTGAGAAAAGAAATCACAGTAAACATAAAAGAAG ATTCAGAGGTGAGAAAACTTACTACAGATGGATCTACAGAAGTGACA ACAATAACTGATTCAATGGATTCCAGAGAACAAACAATACTTTCAATTGCCAACATCATTCGTCTGATTATAATCCTCCTGTTACCACCTTTGTTCCATCCCATATATAAAT TTTGTTCCTTGCAGCCCTACTGA